The proteins below come from a single Mycobacterium parmense genomic window:
- a CDS encoding flavin-containing monooxygenase, with protein MAPLWVTKSSSKSGEPELSTKVEIEQLPAAERVTPDHDVVIVGAGFGGIGAGIALQRRGIHDFVIVDKWDRVGGTWHANTYPGVAVDIPSFVYSFSYEQRGDWSRIFAPGDELRDYADDVVDQYGLREKLRLNTTVASAVFDEHNSLWRLTAAGNQEITSRYVVMAVGGLERPKMPDIPGLDEYGGALVHTALWDHDVVLAGKRVAVIGTGATALQLVPAIVDEVEHLTVFQRTPIWVFPKPDMEIKSVGRWVLGRKRIRSAIRTVGTVATEIGMAGMWVGPGWLVNGTRQLLELATRRWMRRQIEDPVIREKLIPHYGLGCKRPSMSNDYLRTFNREDVSLVTDAIECITRKGVRTVDGVEHEVDVLICATGFKLWDTGAVPPFPVIGRDGIDLGRFWYEQRYQSYQGVSVPKFPNMFSITGPYGFVLGSYLWMIEATSAHLSRAIAEAKRCGATVCEIRQEVHDEYFRKCLKRQEKNFLFTPTCADSNTYYINSQGDSPFRPSTHGEMYWQNRHYNLDVYRYSTGVKLPGAIGAMRKENA; from the coding sequence ATGGCACCCTTGTGGGTTACCAAAAGTAGCAGCAAGTCCGGCGAGCCCGAATTGAGTACAAAAGTCGAGATTGAACAGTTACCTGCTGCCGAGCGTGTCACTCCTGACCATGACGTCGTCATTGTGGGCGCTGGGTTCGGCGGTATCGGCGCCGGTATCGCCTTGCAACGGAGAGGTATTCACGACTTTGTCATCGTCGACAAGTGGGATCGGGTGGGCGGCACCTGGCATGCGAACACATATCCGGGTGTGGCGGTGGATATTCCGTCGTTTGTCTACAGCTTTTCCTACGAGCAGCGCGGTGATTGGTCGCGGATCTTCGCTCCGGGTGACGAGCTTCGGGATTACGCCGATGACGTCGTGGACCAATACGGCCTGCGTGAGAAGCTTCGGTTGAACACCACCGTCGCCTCGGCGGTGTTTGATGAGCACAACAGTCTATGGCGATTGACCGCCGCCGGCAACCAGGAGATCACGAGCCGATATGTCGTAATGGCGGTCGGCGGCCTGGAACGCCCGAAGATGCCCGATATCCCAGGTTTGGACGAGTACGGGGGTGCGCTCGTGCACACCGCGCTATGGGATCACGACGTGGTGCTGGCCGGTAAGCGCGTCGCGGTGATCGGCACGGGCGCCACGGCGCTCCAGCTTGTCCCGGCCATCGTTGACGAGGTCGAACATCTGACCGTCTTCCAGCGAACGCCGATCTGGGTGTTCCCCAAACCGGATATGGAGATCAAGTCCGTCGGCCGATGGGTCCTGGGCCGTAAACGAATCCGCTCGGCTATCCGCACGGTGGGCACTGTCGCAACTGAGATCGGGATGGCGGGGATGTGGGTCGGTCCAGGGTGGCTAGTGAACGGGACTCGCCAGCTGCTCGAGCTAGCTACACGCCGCTGGATGCGTCGGCAAATCGAGGATCCAGTAATTCGGGAGAAGCTGATCCCACACTATGGCTTGGGCTGCAAGCGCCCATCGATGTCAAACGACTACCTCCGCACATTCAACCGCGAAGATGTCAGCCTGGTCACCGATGCGATCGAGTGCATAACCAGGAAGGGGGTGCGGACAGTGGATGGTGTAGAGCACGAGGTCGACGTGTTGATATGCGCGACCGGGTTCAAGCTGTGGGATACGGGTGCAGTGCCACCCTTTCCCGTCATCGGGCGCGACGGCATCGATCTCGGGCGGTTCTGGTATGAGCAGAGATACCAGTCGTATCAAGGCGTGTCTGTTCCCAAATTTCCGAACATGTTCTCCATCACTGGGCCTTATGGCTTCGTGCTGGGATCATATCTGTGGATGATCGAAGCGACGTCGGCTCATCTGAGCCGCGCTATAGCCGAGGCGAAGCGCTGCGGCGCGACGGTCTGCGAGATACGTCAGGAAGTCCACGACGAGTATTTCCGGAAGTGTTTGAAGCGCCAGGAAAAGAACTTTCTGTTCACTCCGACCTGCGCGGATTCGAATACCTACTATATCAACAGCCAGGGCGATTCACCGTTTCGGCCGTCGACGCATGGCGAAATGTATTGGCAGAACCGACATTACAACCTTGATGTCTACCGCTACAGTACGGGCGTTAAGCTTCCGGGTGCGAT